The Amphiura filiformis chromosome 1, Afil_fr2py, whole genome shotgun sequence nucleotide sequence actgttgAAGGTTAGTGTGTCAAATATAATGCATGGAACACTGAACAATGGTGAAAGAACTGGGCACTGGGAGTATTATAATTTGATACTTACGGTACAACAAGAGACACGTGGTCCCATTGTGCTTTATCCGGGTGATTATCCGTCCATTCGCGAGTTAATTCCAAATTCGTTCCCGCCTTTGTTGATATTGTGTTCAAAATTGTCTGTGAGGCGAAAAAATACCAGCTATAGTCAAAAGGTTATGCATTCTATGGTAGGACAATTTTCATTTAATTTGCACAGGTCATGAAAGAGTTCTAAAAATCTTCTTGGTCTAAAACTGATTCACGTTAATTGGGAAAGATTGGGATTATCTATCCTCCTGTGGAGTGTTTTATCTGTTAGACGTTGCGTCTTTATATTCTCTGCTAAACTTTGCTCTAAGCTTAGACTAGTTTTGGTATTCTAGTCTCGGCTCTAAGGATCTGTGTCAAAAATGTCCAAAACTAACCAAAATGACATTGAGTTGCACaaaacgtgtgatttttgataccatgcaacattaatgttgaggttttaaaagatttaaactttacattaaaatttcttggaaatattccaaacacattaatgtgtgtgagaatttttttaagccagctggaattctttatgcaacatttttatcaacattaacgaaaaaatatatttacaagtaccgagcatcatcttatatgcaagctttcattttcaatatcgtacaggttttcaaatttgaacaaaattgtgcagattgtttaaaaagaacgaaaaggatttcaccgaacgaaatatgaagcccattaatagttaaccactagtgcgcattgtgttgaatgttctttctttcaaacttggaatgaagtgaattgacgcatgcgttatgtaatcgctcatttcttcgcaaacagtggaccgattccagtaaaattagcgtataagatgcagaataagatgtgctacacgctgatatttagatttttggattctaatgtctatttctcgacttacgtcggAGGCAGACACTTACATTAGTCTTGATGATCGTTATCCGAGAAAGAAGCAAGTTAAGACTTGGAAGCAAAGCCATTCGATGTGCCAACtgttaaaacaaacaaagacGAGAATAATAATTGTAGATTGTATGATATCTGCCTGAGAATCGGTGCTATCTCTGCCCCTTTCGATATGCAAAAAAACATTGCCCCCTTTTAAAAGCATGTCTATAATTCAATACAGATTAGGCTTGTCTACCCCCTTTCGACCTGTCAAAGTAACCTTGCCCTGCTCCTCTAAGGCGTGCCACAAAATGGTTGCCCCACATACATAATTATTGCCCCACCTTTTATGAGCTCGTACTTACAAAGGGAGCCAAAGGGATTTAACCTCCGCTTCAATATGTAGGAGTGGGGGTCAATTTAATTCAACCAAGTGGACAACAACATTTGCTGAAAACCAGATCATTCCCCGTGAAACGGCTATTCATGAAGCTCTAAAttaatacattttgttttatatctATATACTTTTACACGCATTCATACAAGTACACATGTTTTATCGAAATAGTAGAACAGTTACCGCTTGAAACGTCGCAGTAATGCATTTGCAACTCTCCGCTCCATTTGTAGTCCAGTATTGGTGATCAGCAACAATATGAAGCTTCAAGTATTTCTGATCTGGGACAAAACTGCGCGTTTTGATATCCGACATCTGCTCCACAGTATCATGCTCATCATCACGCACTCCGCATTCCCAAGTATGAATGTCCGCAGGTGCTTTGTAGATCACGTGACCAAGTGCGTTATCCATACCTCGTTTCTGCGCATGCGCATGACGCAAAGGTTCAATGTATACGTCTCCATACCCTTCTCGGGAAATGGTTCCAGTCTGGGATATAAACACAAGAGAATTCAGAATTGTACCTTATGATTATTTGATTTGTTATTTGCCCCATTTATACTAGTCACTTGTGCCCGTATGGTTGGTGTGACATAAAAATACTTTAGTATATGAGCCACAGAAGATCGTTTCTCCCATACTCCCATTCATGGTATGCCCTATCAGCACATACTTTCTAACTTTTCTTATTTGCAAAGCTTCAACCTAGCAACCAGAGTCTAGAAAAACCATTGACGGTACTTTACTTCATGTGTTTAAGGTTCAAAATTATTTTGGGGCGATTTGTATCTGTCAAACAACTTACCATTCCTCCGCACGTGTTAACTGACACCCTAGAGTTACTGTGTCCTTTCACAGTACCACTATAGAAACAGTCTCTTGGGATATCCTCCCTCGTCTCCATTCCATCCTCTTCCAAATACATACACGAGGTCGTCTGCTCAGTGAAGAAATCCTTGTCTTTTGTAACTTCCACGTGTAAATCGTCATCAAAGACGCGAAGTTTGAAACCTATTTCATCGTCTCTAATGATTTCACGTGTAAATGTGCGCACTGTCTTTGC carries:
- the LOC140167968 gene encoding snake venom metalloproteinase lebetase-4-like, with the protein product MSDIKTRSFVPDQKYLKLHIVADHQYWTTNGAESCKCITATFQALAHRMALLPSLNLLLSRITIIKTNTILNTISTKAGTNLELTREWTDNHPDKAQWDHVSLVVPMYMDVAGVAWVCSVCGYNKISVSYIGALYGVQVMAHEMGHNLCLSHTTGGFNCGRQGYVMGAAGWSDQEMGWAQCSLHKYLEKINSFSCLSDQ